A region of Flocculibacter collagenilyticus DNA encodes the following proteins:
- a CDS encoding DUF2157 domain-containing protein, translating into MEERSLSQADAQRRVDQIHAFQQEMTTLENEGVLTISTEQTNKVQGYHARLLQTLSANYDVDTNAKSKQLTLGMKIASLFGALAMAASIFFLFYQFWGYLNTPVQVTILVLAPVLLFVLSFYLAQKQHSAYFSKIAALVSLSCFVLNLSMLGQVFNITPSPNAFAVWAAFGFLLAYACNARLLLFFAIACISSFIAMKIGTWSGIYWISFGEKPEHFFIPGLIIFLLPQFINHKRFTGFDVIYRVTAMIMLFLPILILANWGKISYLSWPTHMIEGAYQVIGFALSASAIWLGIKRHWNEVVNTGNVFFVLFLYTKLFDWWWEWMPKYIFFFLLGLSALLALTIFKRIRQSNVSEGVAQ; encoded by the coding sequence ATGGAAGAAAGATCGTTATCTCAAGCAGATGCGCAACGCCGCGTTGATCAAATTCATGCCTTTCAGCAAGAAATGACAACACTTGAAAATGAAGGGGTGCTAACCATTTCCACCGAGCAAACAAACAAGGTTCAAGGTTATCACGCTCGGTTATTACAAACGCTATCAGCTAACTACGACGTTGATACGAATGCTAAGTCCAAACAACTAACCTTAGGGATGAAGATTGCCTCTTTATTTGGCGCATTGGCAATGGCCGCCAGCATCTTTTTCTTGTTTTACCAATTTTGGGGTTACCTAAATACTCCTGTTCAAGTTACTATTTTGGTGCTTGCACCTGTCTTATTATTTGTTTTATCTTTTTATCTTGCACAAAAACAGCATAGCGCCTACTTCTCAAAAATAGCCGCATTGGTAAGCTTGTCTTGCTTTGTGTTAAACCTTTCCATGTTAGGGCAAGTATTCAACATAACTCCATCACCCAATGCTTTTGCAGTGTGGGCTGCTTTTGGATTCTTACTTGCTTATGCGTGTAATGCACGGTTATTACTCTTTTTTGCCATTGCCTGCATAAGTAGCTTTATTGCAATGAAAATTGGCACATGGAGCGGTATTTATTGGATAAGCTTTGGTGAAAAGCCTGAACACTTTTTTATACCAGGTCTTATCATCTTCTTATTACCTCAATTTATTAATCATAAGCGTTTTACTGGTTTTGACGTTATTTATCGAGTAACAGCAATGATAATGCTATTCCTACCGATCTTGATACTCGCTAATTGGGGCAAAATAAGTTACTTAAGTTGGCCTACGCACATGATTGAGGGCGCTTACCAAGTTATTGGTTTTGCTCTTTCTGCCTCTGCCATTTGGCTAGGAATAAAGCGCCACTGGAACGAGGTGGTTAACACTGGCAATGTTTTTTTCGTTCTGTTTCTTTACACAAAACTCTTTGACTGGTGGTGGGAATGGATGCCTAAATACATTTTCTTTTTCCTCTTAGGCTTATCTGCACTGTTAGCCTTAACCATCTTTAAACGCATTCGCCAAAGCAATGTCAGCGAGGGAGTCGCACAATGA
- a CDS encoding DUF4824 family protein, whose protein sequence is MKKYLFIGLTILIGTNLAVLSGVAYNRMDEPTAQLTLTERELALPYNIGSQKENSGLSLSIHWRAPSKTSQYDGHNPYYTYNSRDIKISKDVLLALGFTPEDVLNNNWIESKELYWAFEFDGALHQAEIKKAEASYQRALSNYEKLPNKENNNQKQRSRKALNNEKTMNSRLFFIEAAAHYEALSSKYANKNNIVIVKGLAQPHFDERDKHYQLQLKHLSVRKIMVPSKFASHFDRLKSKHSTNSTAPRYTADVHWGKRLEPWIVDVKRLTP, encoded by the coding sequence ATGAAAAAGTATTTATTCATTGGTTTAACCATTCTTATTGGCACCAATTTAGCGGTGCTAAGCGGTGTTGCCTATAATCGAATGGATGAACCAACAGCACAATTAACACTAACTGAACGAGAGCTAGCTTTACCTTATAACATTGGCAGCCAAAAAGAGAATTCAGGTTTGTCTCTCTCTATTCATTGGCGAGCGCCTAGTAAAACGAGTCAGTATGACGGTCATAACCCTTATTACACTTACAACTCAAGAGATATAAAGATATCGAAAGATGTACTACTAGCGCTGGGGTTCACCCCTGAAGACGTGCTCAACAATAACTGGATTGAATCAAAGGAACTATATTGGGCTTTTGAGTTTGATGGTGCGTTACATCAAGCTGAAATAAAAAAAGCTGAAGCAAGCTATCAACGTGCTTTGAGCAACTACGAAAAACTACCAAATAAAGAAAATAACAACCAAAAGCAACGTTCACGCAAAGCATTAAATAATGAAAAAACAATGAATAGTCGGCTATTTTTTATTGAAGCCGCGGCACATTATGAGGCGCTATCTTCCAAGTACGCTAATAAAAACAATATAGTCATCGTAAAAGGCTTAGCTCAACCTCACTTTGATGAAAGAGATAAACACTATCAGTTACAACTCAAACACTTATCAGTAAGAAAAATTATGGTGCCATCAAAATTTGCTAGCCACTTTGATCGCCTTAAAAGTAAACATAGCACCAATAGCACGGCTCCCCGCTATACCGCCGATGTTCACTGGGGCAAGCGTTTAGAGCCATGGATTGTTGATGTAAAAAGGCTTACACCTTGA
- a CDS encoding BaiN/RdsA family NAD(P)/FAD-dependent oxidoreductase, whose amino-acid sequence MANKKVDVLVIGAGAAGLMCGAVAAARGRQVEVIDHAKKVGRKILMSGGGRCNFTNMYAGPENFLSNNPHFCKSALSRYTQWDFIALVDKYQIPYHEKTLGQLFCDDSAKDIVNLLVSECEQAGATITLRTEVISIEQTEQDGARYLVKTDNHDYECESLVIATGGLSMPKIGASPFGYKVAQQFGLEVLPTRAALVPLTLHDKDKEQLAALSGIAVDITAEANDTSFKEAMLFTHRGISGPAILQISSYWQPGDDLTINLSPEQDVLALLTQVREKHPEQELKTCLAKRFPKRFVETFLAYQQIPNAPLKVLNEKQLSTIAEQLHQWQLKPNGTEGYRTAEVTIGGVNTDQLSSKTMEAKQAKGLYFIGEVVDVTGWLGGFNFQWAWSSGWAAGQVV is encoded by the coding sequence ATGGCAAACAAAAAAGTGGATGTATTAGTAATTGGCGCTGGCGCAGCAGGGTTAATGTGTGGTGCTGTAGCAGCTGCAAGAGGCCGCCAAGTTGAAGTTATCGACCATGCCAAAAAAGTAGGGCGTAAAATACTGATGTCTGGTGGCGGTCGTTGTAACTTCACCAATATGTACGCAGGCCCAGAAAACTTCTTATCAAATAATCCGCATTTTTGTAAATCTGCCCTAAGCCGCTATACACAGTGGGACTTTATTGCACTGGTCGACAAATATCAAATTCCTTACCACGAAAAAACACTTGGCCAGTTATTTTGCGACGATTCCGCTAAAGACATTGTTAACTTATTAGTCAGTGAATGCGAACAAGCAGGCGCCACCATCACGTTGCGCACAGAGGTTATTTCAATAGAACAAACTGAGCAAGACGGGGCGCGTTACCTAGTAAAAACAGATAACCACGATTACGAATGCGAAAGTTTAGTGATCGCAACCGGTGGCCTTTCAATGCCAAAAATTGGCGCGTCACCATTTGGTTATAAAGTCGCACAACAGTTTGGTCTTGAAGTACTGCCAACACGCGCCGCACTGGTGCCATTAACGTTGCACGATAAAGACAAAGAGCAATTAGCCGCATTATCTGGCATCGCTGTAGACATCACCGCAGAAGCAAACGACACCAGCTTTAAAGAAGCCATGTTATTTACCCACCGCGGCATCAGCGGCCCTGCAATCCTCCAGATTTCTAGCTATTGGCAACCCGGCGACGACTTAACCATCAACTTAAGTCCAGAGCAAGACGTATTAGCCTTATTGACCCAAGTAAGAGAGAAGCACCCCGAACAAGAACTAAAAACTTGCTTGGCAAAGCGTTTTCCAAAACGATTTGTAGAAACATTTCTTGCATATCAACAAATACCAAACGCGCCGCTAAAAGTGTTAAACGAAAAGCAATTATCAACCATCGCTGAACAGCTGCATCAGTGGCAATTAAAGCCAAACGGAACGGAAGGGTACCGAACGGCGGAAGTAACCATTGGCGGCGTTAATACCGATCAACTCTCGTCAAAAACCATGGAAGCCAAACAAGCTAAAGGCTTGTACTTTATTGGTGAAGTAGTAGATGTAACCGGTTGGCTAGGAGGCTTCAATTTTCAATGGGCCTGGAGCAGCGGCTGGGCAGCAGGGCAGGTGGTTTGA
- a CDS encoding peroxiredoxin, translating into MIYKGDKLPSVTFQHKNGSDMNNLTTEDVFAGKKVVLFAVPGAFTPTCSESHLPGFVASADKIKEKGIDEIICTSVNDAFVLDAWGKALNAEHIMMIADGAADFAKALGLDADTGSFGGIRSRRYSMLVDDGIVKELNIEEPKQFEVSDAETMLKQIG; encoded by the coding sequence ATGATATATAAAGGCGACAAACTTCCAAGCGTAACCTTTCAGCATAAAAACGGCAGCGACATGAATAACCTAACCACTGAGGATGTATTTGCAGGTAAAAAAGTAGTGTTATTTGCTGTTCCGGGCGCATTCACACCAACGTGCTCTGAGTCTCACTTACCTGGCTTTGTAGCAAGCGCAGATAAAATTAAAGAAAAAGGCATTGATGAAATTATATGTACATCAGTTAACGACGCGTTTGTGTTAGACGCGTGGGGAAAAGCGTTAAACGCAGAGCATATAATGATGATAGCTGATGGTGCTGCAGACTTTGCAAAAGCATTAGGGTTAGACGCAGACACCGGCAGTTTTGGTGGCATTCGCTCTCGCCGCTACTCTATGCTAGTTGATGATGGCATTGTTAAAGAGTTAAATATTGAAGAGCCTAAGCAATTTGAAGTAAGCGATGCTGAGACTATGCTCAAGCAAATAGGTTAA
- a CDS encoding class I SAM-dependent methyltransferase: MPLKIRTAFPELQTQAALIIKKWGLDELEVGPFELYLGEQGLQLLKTDEPKLGPVYVDFVTGAAAHRRKYGGGKGQAIAKAVGLNKGVTPSILDGTAGLGRDAFVFASLGCKVTMIERNPIVAALLDDGLNRAYMDAEIGEWMQQNMTLISASSIELLQEIHEQPDVVYLDPMYPHPEKANKKSAVKSALIKKEMRVFQSLVGSDLDADALLAPALKLAKKRVVVKRPDYADWLDNQKPTMAIETKKNRFDVYVNAAMTD, translated from the coding sequence ATGCCCCTTAAAATTCGTACTGCATTTCCTGAATTGCAAACTCAAGCTGCACTGATTATAAAAAAGTGGGGGCTGGATGAGTTAGAAGTGGGGCCATTTGAGTTGTATTTAGGGGAACAAGGCTTACAGTTATTAAAGACAGATGAGCCCAAACTTGGTCCTGTATATGTTGACTTTGTTACTGGTGCAGCGGCGCATCGCCGCAAATATGGTGGCGGTAAAGGCCAAGCCATTGCAAAAGCAGTAGGATTAAATAAAGGGGTTACCCCAAGTATTTTAGATGGCACCGCAGGCTTAGGAAGAGACGCATTTGTATTTGCCAGTTTAGGTTGCAAAGTTACCATGATTGAACGAAATCCGATAGTTGCAGCGCTACTAGATGATGGTTTAAATAGAGCCTATATGGATGCAGAAATTGGTGAGTGGATGCAGCAGAATATGACGCTAATATCCGCATCTAGCATTGAGTTATTACAGGAAATACATGAGCAGCCTGATGTAGTGTACCTCGACCCTATGTATCCGCATCCTGAAAAAGCCAACAAAAAAAGTGCAGTTAAATCGGCGTTAATCAAAAAAGAAATGCGCGTATTTCAATCACTGGTTGGTTCGGATTTAGACGCTGACGCATTGTTAGCGCCAGCGTTAAAATTAGCGAAAAAGCGTGTAGTAGTAAAACGGCCAGACTATGCAGACTGGCTAGATAATCAAAAGCCAACAATGGCGATTGAAACCAAGAAAAACCGTTTTGACGTATATGTTAATGCGGCAATGACAGACTAA
- a CDS encoding DNA-3-methyladenine glycosylase I translates to MKTESFDAIYHRALERKGSDKMLMTLIGPTKDQKSYLNKTDSQFLEEFTKKVFQSGFVWRVVEQKWDGFREVFFDFDIEKVLLMPPDMVERKAQDERIIRNYKKVQTIQENALMINSAKQTHGGFAQLVEALANENVITLWQYLKKHGARLGGNTGPYALRALGVDTFLLTRDIEGYMRAQQVIDGGLTSKKSLQAIQAYYDRLQAESGWSYQALNRLIAYSFGDNVVGIQ, encoded by the coding sequence ATGAAAACAGAATCCTTTGACGCAATTTATCATCGTGCTTTAGAGCGAAAGGGCTCTGATAAAATGTTGATGACGCTTATCGGCCCAACTAAAGATCAAAAAAGCTATTTAAATAAAACTGATAGTCAGTTTTTAGAAGAGTTTACTAAAAAAGTATTTCAATCAGGCTTTGTGTGGCGAGTGGTGGAACAAAAATGGGACGGCTTCCGAGAAGTATTTTTTGACTTTGATATTGAAAAAGTATTGCTCATGCCACCCGATATGGTTGAGCGTAAAGCGCAAGACGAACGTATTATTCGTAACTATAAAAAAGTACAAACCATTCAAGAAAACGCATTAATGATCAATAGCGCAAAACAAACTCATGGTGGTTTTGCGCAATTAGTTGAAGCGCTCGCCAATGAAAATGTAATAACGCTATGGCAATATTTAAAAAAGCATGGCGCAAGGTTAGGTGGAAACACAGGCCCATACGCACTTCGCGCATTAGGTGTAGATACCTTTTTGCTTACCAGAGATATTGAAGGTTACATGCGCGCACAACAAGTGATTGATGGTGGGTTAACTTCGAAAAAAAGTCTTCAAGCCATCCAAGCCTATTACGACCGACTTCAGGCAGAAAGCGGCTGGAGTTACCAAGCATTAAACAGACTCATTGCCTATAGCTTTGGTGATAATGTGGTTGGGATACAGTAA
- the prlC gene encoding oligopeptidase A — protein MNNPLLALAADPHALPDFSNIQPAHVKPAVESAIQGCKDTIKHILTSNTQFTWQNLVLALEEKDDELERLWAPVSHLNSVMNSQELRDAYESCLPLISEYGTFVGQHEGLCNAYQQLKDSAEYTTLADEQKKVIDDALRDFRLSGIDLPDDKKQRYGEIVMKLSELGSTFSNNVLDATLGWTKHITDEAALSGLPDSAIAAAKHAAEAKELDGWLFTLEFPSYLPVMSYSDNRELREEMYRAFCTRASDQGPNAGKWDNSAIMQETMALRHELANLLGFSDYSEQSLATKMAESPEQVLQFLNDLATKSKAQGEAELKEIHDFAKQNHDMSDLKAWDLGYYAEKLKQDKYAISDEELRPYFPEQRVISGLFETVQRLFGITIKQRSGVDVWHESVRFYDIFDESNELRGSFYFDLYARENKRGGAWMDDCVSRRRNLHGDLQKPVAFLTCNFNKPIGGKPALFTHDEVITLFHEFGHGIHHMLTKVEAGAVSGINGVPWDAVELPSQFLENWCWEPEALAFISGHYETNEPLPEEMLNKMLAAKNFQAAMGMLRQLEFSIFDFRIHREYNAEKGIDIQATLDDVRADVAVIKVPDFNRFQHSFGHIFAGGYSAGYYSYKWAEVLSADAYSKFEEDGIFNKETGRAFLHNILEKGGAYEPMELFTAFRGREPQIDALLRHSGIEAA, from the coding sequence ATGAATAATCCTTTATTGGCTTTGGCCGCTGATCCTCATGCACTTCCCGACTTTTCAAACATTCAACCCGCGCACGTAAAACCGGCGGTAGAAAGCGCAATTCAAGGATGTAAAGACACCATCAAGCACATACTGACGAGTAATACACAGTTTACGTGGCAAAATCTTGTGCTTGCATTAGAAGAAAAAGATGATGAGCTAGAGCGATTATGGGCACCGGTATCGCATTTAAACTCGGTTATGAACAGCCAAGAGTTACGTGATGCGTATGAGTCGTGCCTGCCGCTAATCTCTGAATATGGTACCTTTGTTGGTCAACATGAAGGGTTATGTAACGCATACCAGCAATTAAAAGACAGCGCGGAATATACAACGCTTGCAGACGAGCAAAAGAAAGTAATTGATGATGCATTGCGTGATTTTCGTTTATCGGGTATTGATTTACCTGATGACAAAAAACAGCGCTATGGCGAAATTGTAATGAAGTTGTCTGAGCTTGGCTCAACCTTCAGTAACAATGTGCTAGATGCAACCTTAGGTTGGACAAAGCATATTACTGACGAAGCTGCGTTATCTGGTTTACCTGATTCCGCTATTGCCGCAGCAAAGCACGCAGCAGAAGCAAAAGAATTAGATGGCTGGTTATTTACGCTGGAGTTTCCAAGCTATTTGCCAGTGATGAGCTACAGTGACAACCGTGAACTACGTGAAGAAATGTACCGCGCGTTTTGTACGCGTGCTTCTGATCAAGGGCCTAACGCGGGTAAGTGGGACAACAGCGCGATTATGCAAGAAACCATGGCGCTGCGTCACGAGCTTGCTAATTTATTGGGCTTCAGTGACTACAGCGAACAGTCGCTGGCAACGAAAATGGCTGAATCACCAGAACAAGTACTTCAGTTTTTGAATGACTTAGCAACAAAATCTAAAGCACAAGGTGAAGCGGAATTAAAAGAAATTCACGATTTTGCTAAACAAAATCATGATATGAGCGACTTAAAAGCGTGGGATTTAGGTTATTACGCTGAAAAACTAAAGCAAGATAAATACGCTATTTCAGATGAAGAGTTACGCCCTTATTTTCCAGAGCAACGAGTAATAAGTGGCTTATTTGAAACGGTACAACGCTTATTTGGTATTACCATTAAGCAAAGAAGCGGCGTAGATGTTTGGCATGAGTCAGTGCGTTTTTACGATATTTTTGACGAGTCAAACGAATTGCGCGGTAGCTTTTATTTTGACTTATATGCGCGTGAAAACAAACGCGGTGGTGCATGGATGGACGACTGTGTGAGCCGTCGTCGTAACTTACATGGCGATTTACAAAAGCCCGTCGCATTTTTAACCTGTAACTTTAATAAGCCAATTGGTGGCAAACCTGCGTTATTCACCCACGATGAAGTGATCACGCTATTTCACGAGTTTGGTCATGGTATTCATCACATGCTAACTAAAGTTGAAGCGGGGGCTGTATCTGGGATTAATGGTGTACCGTGGGACGCGGTAGAGTTACCAAGTCAATTCTTAGAAAATTGGTGCTGGGAACCTGAAGCACTTGCTTTTATTTCAGGCCATTATGAAACCAACGAACCACTACCAGAAGAAATGCTCAATAAAATGTTGGCGGCGAAAAACTTTCAAGCAGCAATGGGCATGTTGAGACAGTTAGAATTCTCTATTTTTGATTTTAGAATTCATCGTGAATACAACGCAGAAAAAGGCATAGACATTCAAGCCACGCTTGATGATGTTAGGGCTGACGTAGCAGTGATAAAAGTGCCTGACTTTAATCGTTTTCAGCATAGCTTTGGCCATATTTTTGCTGGTGGTTATAGCGCAGGTTATTACAGCTACAAGTGGGCGGAAGTGTTATCAGCAGACGCATACTCTAAGTTTGAAGAAGACGGTATCTTTAATAAAGAAACGGGCAGAGCTTTTTTACACAACATTTTAGAAAAAGGCGGTGCCTACGAGCCAATGGAACTATTCACTGCATTTAGGGGTCGTGAACCGCAAATTGATGCGCTGTTACGCCATAGTGGGATTGAAGCCGCGTAA
- the gorA gene encoding glutathione-disulfide reductase, with product MTTHYDYIAIGGGSGGIASANRASRYGKKCAIVEARHLGGTCVNVGCVPKKAMWFAGQIADAVKYAPDYGFDLTQNNFNWRTLVESREAYIDRIHKSYDNVLDKNGVDVINGFAKFIDKNTIDVDGKTYTADHILIATGGRPIIPNIPGAEHGIDSDGFFELEEQPKRTAVIGAGYIAVELAGVFHALGTETHLAVRKHKPLRGFDDMLSDTLVEVMEQDGPTLHTHSTPQSLEKHPDGSITIHLEEGKSIGPVDCVVWAIGREPATDNLQLENVGIKLDDDGYIPTDKYQNTRVDNVYAVGDNTGRAQLTPVAVAAGRRLSERLFNNKPDEHLDYNNIATVVFSHPPIGTVGLTEEEAKQEYGEENVKVYKSQFTAMYQAMTQHRQPTRMKLVCIGEEEKVVGIHGIGFTMDEIIQGFSVALKMGATKADLDSTVAIHPTSAEEFVTM from the coding sequence ATGACAACACATTACGATTACATCGCCATTGGTGGAGGAAGCGGAGGAATTGCCTCTGCAAATCGCGCAAGCCGCTATGGCAAAAAATGCGCTATTGTTGAAGCTCGCCATTTAGGTGGCACCTGCGTAAACGTTGGTTGCGTGCCTAAAAAGGCCATGTGGTTTGCAGGGCAAATAGCCGACGCGGTGAAATATGCGCCTGATTATGGCTTTGACTTAACCCAAAACAACTTTAACTGGCGGACTTTAGTAGAAAGCCGTGAAGCATACATTGATCGAATTCATAAATCCTACGACAATGTATTAGATAAAAACGGCGTCGATGTCATTAACGGTTTCGCCAAATTTATTGATAAAAACACCATTGATGTTGATGGTAAGACCTACACAGCGGATCACATTTTAATTGCAACCGGTGGCAGGCCTATTATCCCCAACATTCCAGGCGCGGAACATGGTATCGATTCAGACGGCTTTTTTGAATTAGAAGAGCAGCCGAAACGTACAGCGGTGATTGGCGCAGGCTATATTGCGGTTGAACTTGCGGGAGTATTTCATGCCCTAGGCACAGAAACCCATCTCGCGGTGCGCAAACACAAGCCATTACGCGGCTTTGATGACATGCTGTCTGACACCTTAGTTGAAGTTATGGAGCAAGACGGCCCTACACTTCATACACACAGCACACCACAATCACTTGAAAAACATCCAGACGGTTCAATTACTATTCACCTTGAAGAAGGTAAAAGCATTGGCCCGGTAGACTGCGTAGTATGGGCAATAGGCCGCGAACCAGCCACCGACAATCTTCAACTAGAAAATGTAGGCATTAAATTAGATGACGATGGCTACATTCCTACCGATAAGTACCAAAACACCCGCGTGGATAATGTTTACGCAGTTGGCGACAACACAGGCCGTGCACAACTTACTCCTGTAGCTGTAGCAGCTGGCCGCAGATTATCAGAACGATTATTTAATAATAAACCTGATGAGCATTTAGACTATAACAACATTGCTACCGTGGTATTCAGCCACCCGCCTATTGGCACAGTGGGTTTAACTGAAGAAGAAGCCAAGCAGGAATACGGCGAAGAAAACGTAAAAGTCTACAAGTCGCAATTTACTGCTATGTACCAAGCCATGACTCAACACCGCCAACCAACCCGAATGAAGTTAGTTTGCATTGGAGAAGAAGAAAAAGTTGTGGGTATTCACGGCATCGGTTTTACCATGGACGAGATTATTCAAGGATTTTCAGTAGCACTAAAAATGGGAGCGACAAAAGCAGACTTAGATAGCACCGTTGCGATCCATCCTACGTCAGCAGAAGAGTTTGTTACGATGTAA
- a CDS encoding M35 family metallo-endopeptidase: MKIIKTLALFGVAVSLLLSTSVFAKVHSGIEVTLKPHHQTLGNDQNIYVDVKVKNRTGGSVKVLKWFLPDDMGEIEDDLFKVTLNGKPVDYLGRHYKRPAPTDGDYVIFKKNEMRHYRVELSGVYDFTEQGQYEVVLNVRSYNLFSPSMAIQKADSNTAFTQLKSNSAVTIYVDKMRTAKRCNPRKEDCSGGGGTDDVSFTGACSNSEQNSIMSALSSAKTMANDSVSYLNGSAGPRYDTWFGSYSSSRWNTVASNFDAVKDALDNKPKTFDCSCNQSYYAYVYPSQPYKVYLCRAFWNAPTTGTDSKAGTIIHELSHFNVVAGTDDIVYGQTGAQNLANSNPNQAVQNADSHEYFAENTPYQN, translated from the coding sequence ATGAAAATAATAAAAACACTCGCCCTGTTTGGGGTTGCAGTATCACTTCTATTATCTACAAGCGTGTTTGCTAAAGTTCATTCAGGTATTGAAGTTACGCTTAAACCACACCATCAAACATTAGGCAATGATCAAAATATCTATGTTGATGTGAAAGTTAAAAACCGTACAGGCGGCAGCGTAAAAGTACTTAAATGGTTTTTGCCGGATGACATGGGCGAAATTGAAGATGACTTATTCAAAGTGACTTTAAATGGCAAGCCTGTTGATTATCTTGGTCGTCATTATAAGCGCCCAGCGCCTACTGATGGTGATTATGTGATCTTCAAAAAGAATGAAATGCGCCATTACCGTGTGGAGCTTTCAGGCGTGTATGATTTTACTGAGCAAGGGCAGTACGAAGTGGTATTAAATGTACGCAGCTATAACTTGTTTTCGCCTTCTATGGCTATTCAAAAAGCTGATTCAAACACTGCATTTACACAGCTAAAATCAAATAGTGCGGTAACAATTTATGTTGATAAAATGCGCACTGCAAAACGTTGCAACCCTAGAAAAGAAGATTGTAGCGGTGGTGGCGGTACAGATGATGTATCGTTTACTGGTGCATGTAGTAACTCTGAGCAAAACTCAATTATGAGCGCACTTTCTAGCGCGAAAACGATGGCGAACGATTCGGTTAGTTATTTAAATGGTTCGGCAGGACCACGTTATGATACTTGGTTTGGCAGCTACTCATCATCACGCTGGAACACAGTAGCAAGTAATTTTGATGCGGTTAAAGACGCGTTAGACAATAAACCTAAAACATTTGATTGCAGCTGTAATCAAAGCTACTACGCATACGTTTATCCTAGCCAGCCGTACAAAGTGTACCTTTGTCGTGCATTTTGGAATGCGCCAACCACGGGCACAGACTCAAAGGCAGGCACTATTATTCACGAGCTCAGCCACTTTAACGTAGTTGCGGGTACGGATGATATTGTTTACGGTCAAACAGGAGCGCAAAATTTAGCGAACTCAAACCCTAACCAAGCAGTTCAAAACGCAGATAGCCACGAATATTTTGCTGAGAACACGCCTTATCAGAATTAA
- a CDS encoding acyl-CoA thioester hydrolase/BAAT C-terminal domain-containing protein, whose amino-acid sequence MLINVLKYLFLLAVTSILLIIFYVLVSQKMFDPDIVPEHYGKVHAELFTEKGKKQPLLVYFGGSEGGNSMTKEHNIAEREQYINSGYAMLAIGYFGMKGIPKDLDRISLNAIHDEIKRAQNDDSIDASCVAVIGGSKGAELALVLASKYSDINAVVSLAGSHVSFNAISIASDGRTASFQYNDSPIPFITIPYKALPHFFTGNFRKGFEIAMEDKKALKAAEIAVENINGPILLISGEKDHVWPSAEMSNEVTRRLKNKEFQHPYQHIIVPNGNHFQPQSDYHAQVIEFLDKNFKPTCENVPSTFI is encoded by the coding sequence GTGCTTATCAACGTTTTAAAATATTTATTTTTATTAGCTGTTACATCCATCTTGTTAATCATTTTCTACGTACTTGTTTCTCAGAAAATGTTTGATCCAGATATTGTGCCCGAGCATTACGGTAAAGTGCATGCTGAGCTTTTTACTGAAAAAGGTAAAAAGCAACCTTTATTGGTTTACTTTGGTGGGAGTGAGGGCGGTAACAGTATGACTAAAGAGCATAATATTGCCGAGCGGGAACAATACATTAACAGTGGATATGCAATGCTTGCAATCGGCTATTTTGGAATGAAAGGTATCCCTAAAGACTTAGATAGGATTTCGCTTAACGCAATTCATGACGAAATAAAACGTGCACAAAACGATGATAGTATTGATGCTAGTTGTGTGGCGGTAATTGGTGGCTCTAAAGGTGCCGAGCTAGCACTTGTGCTTGCATCTAAATATTCAGACATTAATGCAGTAGTATCTTTAGCTGGAAGTCATGTTTCATTTAATGCTATTTCGATTGCCTCTGACGGCAGAACGGCCTCTTTTCAATATAATGATTCACCCATTCCGTTTATCACCATTCCTTATAAGGCGCTGCCTCATTTCTTCACTGGTAATTTTAGAAAAGGATTTGAAATAGCAATGGAAGATAAGAAGGCGTTAAAAGCAGCTGAAATAGCGGTAGAAAATATTAATGGTCCGATATTACTCATTTCTGGCGAAAAAGATCATGTTTGGCCTTCTGCTGAAATGTCTAATGAAGTAACGCGTCGACTTAAAAATAAAGAGTTTCAACATCCTTATCAACACATAATAGTGCCAAATGGTAATCACTTTCAGCCTCAAAGCGACTATCACGCACAAGTTATTGAGTTTTTAGATAAAAACTTTAAGCCAACCTGTGAAAATGTTCCCTCGACATTTATTTAA